A single genomic interval of Argonema galeatum A003/A1 harbors:
- a CDS encoding MBL fold metallo-hydrolase has translation MSIMQNQFTIHFWGVRGSIPCPGPHTVRYGGNTPCVEMRVGGKRLIFDGGTGLRVLGQSLLSHMPLEAYMFFTHSHWDHIQGFPFFIPAFIKGNCFHIYGAKAPNGATIQQRLNDQMLHPNFPVPLQIMGAQLKFYDLDMANTVELEDVKLETSLLNHPGEAIGYRINWRGFAAAYITDTEHYPDRLDENVLRLAHNADVLIYDATYTDEEYNSPKSSKVGWGHSTWQEAVKVAKAANVKQLVIFHHDPLHDDDFLDLVGKQATQMFPNTLLAREGMTLEIVPPSVSLPEDLQEAKVTA, from the coding sequence ATGTCTATTATGCAAAACCAATTTACGATTCACTTCTGGGGCGTCAGAGGTAGTATCCCATGTCCAGGGCCACACACGGTACGCTATGGCGGCAACACACCTTGTGTGGAAATGCGCGTGGGTGGTAAACGCCTAATTTTTGATGGTGGCACCGGCTTGCGAGTTTTGGGGCAATCCCTCCTGTCGCATATGCCCTTAGAAGCATATATGTTTTTTACCCACTCCCATTGGGATCACATTCAGGGATTTCCCTTCTTTATACCAGCCTTTATTAAGGGGAATTGCTTCCATATCTATGGAGCAAAGGCTCCCAATGGTGCCACCATCCAGCAGCGCCTCAATGACCAAATGCTGCACCCAAATTTTCCTGTGCCGCTACAGATTATGGGAGCCCAGCTCAAGTTCTACGACCTGGACATGGCAAACACGGTTGAACTGGAAGATGTCAAGCTGGAAACGAGTCTGTTGAACCATCCGGGGGAAGCTATAGGCTACCGAATCAACTGGCGCGGCTTTGCAGCAGCTTACATCACCGATACAGAACATTATCCAGACCGCCTGGATGAAAACGTTCTGCGGTTGGCTCACAACGCAGACGTGCTGATCTACGATGCCACCTACACAGATGAGGAATACAATTCGCCAAAATCCAGCAAGGTGGGTTGGGGACACTCTACGTGGCAGGAAGCGGTGAAAGTCGCCAAGGCAGCTAATGTGAAACAACTGGTAATTTTCCACCATGACCCGCTACACGACGATGATTTCTTAGATTTAGTGGGAAAACAGGCTACCCAGATGTTCCCCAACACGCTGCTGGCAAGGGAAGGAATGACCTTAGAGATAGTACCGCCATCTGTATCTCTACCCGAAGACCTACAGGAGGCTAAAGTAACTGCTTAA
- a CDS encoding HAD-IA family hydrolase, whose amino-acid sequence MTVKVIIFDFDGTVADTFDAIVNITNRLAHEFGYKQASPEDILRFRNLTSREIIKQSGVSILKLPFIMKRLKFELNNQIDLLRPIPGIKEALLELNKESNKLGIITSNDKTNVISFLRNNNFPEIFDFIYSGTTLFGKSKVIDKFLKQNQLKREEIIYVGDETRDIEAAKRSQIKAIAVTWGFNAKEVLASQKPDFLIDHPNELISVIQELQKLAQIKD is encoded by the coding sequence ATGACTGTAAAAGTTATTATTTTTGATTTTGATGGCACGGTTGCCGATACTTTTGACGCTATTGTGAATATTACTAATCGCTTAGCCCATGAATTTGGGTATAAGCAAGCGAGTCCAGAAGATATCCTTAGATTCAGAAATTTGACATCAAGGGAAATTATTAAGCAGTCTGGTGTGTCTATCCTTAAATTGCCTTTTATTATGAAAAGGCTAAAATTTGAATTAAATAATCAAATTGATTTATTAAGGCCAATACCAGGAATTAAAGAAGCTCTTTTAGAGTTAAATAAAGAATCAAATAAACTGGGAATAATAACTTCTAACGATAAGACAAATGTCATAAGTTTTTTGCGTAATAATAATTTTCCAGAAATATTTGATTTTATTTATTCAGGAACCACTCTTTTTGGCAAAAGCAAAGTGATCGACAAATTTTTAAAGCAAAACCAACTGAAAAGAGAGGAAATTATTTATGTAGGAGATGAAACTAGGGATATAGAAGCTGCCAAAAGAAGTCAGATAAAAGCGATCGCAGTAACTTGGGGTTTCAATGCCAAAGAAGTTTTAGCTTCTCAAAAACCAGATTTTTTAATCGACCACCCCAATGAACTGATTTCCGTGATTCAAGAGTTGCAAAAACTAGCCCAAATTAAAGATTAA
- the queG gene encoding tRNA epoxyqueuosine(34) reductase QueG, protein MKAPITSIQVKQKALELGFHKVGIATVDTQDRSVSQRLQAWLALGYQADMEWMANPKRHDVRLVMPEVQSIICVALNYYTDHQRPEGQEYAKISRYGWGRDYHKVLHKKLKALANWLQEPGEGIQARYYADTGPIQEKVWAQRAGIGWIAKNGNVITREYGSWVFLGEILTNLDLTPDRPHTEHCGTCTRCMDACPTGAIAQPFVVDANRCIAYHTIENRAIELPDAIAPHLEGWVAGCDICQDVCPWNQRFAFISDVTEFQPYPANLAPKLADLAEISDKDCSQQFPASALRRIKPEMLRRNARTSLKASQ, encoded by the coding sequence ATGAAAGCGCCAATTACTAGCATTCAGGTAAAGCAAAAAGCCTTAGAGTTGGGATTCCACAAGGTTGGAATCGCCACTGTAGATACTCAAGATCGATCAGTATCACAACGATTGCAGGCGTGGCTGGCGCTGGGATACCAAGCTGACATGGAATGGATGGCGAACCCTAAGCGGCATGATGTCCGCTTGGTAATGCCAGAAGTGCAGTCTATAATTTGCGTCGCCCTTAACTACTACACAGATCACCAGCGTCCCGAAGGTCAAGAATACGCCAAAATCTCCCGTTACGGCTGGGGACGCGATTATCACAAGGTTTTACATAAAAAATTAAAAGCGCTGGCTAACTGGCTACAAGAACCAGGAGAAGGGATTCAAGCTCGTTATTACGCCGATACAGGGCCAATTCAGGAGAAAGTCTGGGCTCAACGTGCCGGAATTGGCTGGATTGCCAAAAATGGTAATGTAATTACGCGGGAGTATGGATCTTGGGTATTTTTAGGCGAAATATTAACTAATCTGGACTTGACACCCGATCGCCCTCATACTGAACATTGCGGTACTTGTACTCGTTGTATGGATGCTTGTCCCACGGGTGCGATCGCACAACCTTTTGTAGTAGACGCCAACCGCTGCATTGCTTACCATACAATTGAAAATAGAGCAATAGAGTTGCCGGATGCGATCGCTCCTCATCTCGAAGGCTGGGTTGCTGGTTGCGATATCTGCCAAGACGTTTGCCCCTGGAATCAGCGGTTTGCCTTCATAAGCGATGTTACGGAATTTCAGCCTTATCCTGCGAATTTGGCTCCCAAACTCGCCGATTTAGCTGAAATCTCCGATAAAGATTGCTCGCAGCAGTTTCCTGCATCAGCACTGCGGCGAATTAAACCAGAAATGCTGAGAAGGAACGCCCGCACTAGCCTTAAGGCGTCACAATGA
- a CDS encoding orange carotenoid protein N-terminal domain-containing protein, with the protein MTYTIESAQAIFPSTQIASAVPDTTAAFNRLSVEDQLALLWYAYTELGRSITPAAPGAARLQLAEGILNQIKQMPAAQQTQTMSDLASRTDTPISRSYAGFSVNTKLAFWYELGEMMKKGFVAPIPPGYQMSDDATAVLETIKKIDPGQQITVLRNTVLDMGFDPALTPSSSPKAPEPLFARSTPAPTTLAVEGVTEPTVMSYFEAMNADNFEAAVALFAENGALQPPFQKPIVGREAIAAYMRAEAQGLNMMPQQGISEGIEDGYKQFKITGKVQTPWFGANVLMNMAWRFLLDREGKIFFVAIDLLASPKELLNLTRK; encoded by the coding sequence ATGACCTACACTATCGAGTCGGCTCAAGCAATTTTTCCTAGCACTCAAATTGCTAGCGCTGTTCCAGATACCACGGCAGCCTTCAATCGGCTCAGCGTCGAGGATCAACTGGCATTACTGTGGTATGCCTACACCGAACTAGGCCGTTCAATCACTCCCGCAGCTCCTGGAGCGGCACGCCTGCAACTAGCAGAAGGCATTCTAAACCAAATTAAGCAAATGCCTGCTGCACAACAAACGCAAACAATGAGCGATCTTGCTAGCCGTACCGACACTCCCATCAGCCGTTCCTACGCGGGGTTCAGTGTCAACACCAAGCTGGCTTTCTGGTATGAGTTAGGAGAGATGATGAAGAAGGGCTTCGTCGCTCCTATCCCCCCTGGCTATCAAATGTCTGATGATGCCACAGCAGTACTGGAAACAATTAAGAAAATCGATCCAGGTCAGCAAATCACAGTACTGCGTAATACCGTACTAGACATGGGATTCGATCCTGCCCTCACCCCCAGTAGTTCTCCAAAAGCTCCTGAACCGTTGTTCGCACGTTCCACCCCTGCGCCTACTACGCTCGCCGTTGAGGGGGTCACAGAGCCTACGGTAATGAGCTATTTTGAAGCGATGAACGCCGACAACTTTGAGGCTGCTGTTGCTCTATTTGCTGAAAACGGTGCGCTGCAACCGCCTTTCCAGAAGCCGATTGTTGGTCGTGAGGCGATCGCCGCATATATGCGTGCAGAAGCGCAAGGACTCAATATGATGCCGCAACAGGGCATATCCGAGGGCATCGAAGATGGCTATAAGCAGTTTAAAATTACTGGCAAAGTACAAACTCCTTGGTTTGGGGCCAACGTTCTGATGAACATGGCGTGGCGGTTCTTACTCGATCGCGAAGGCAAGATTTTCTTTGTAGCGATCGACTTGCTGGCGTCTCCCAAAGAACTGCTAAACCTCACTCGTAAATAG
- a CDS encoding ketosteroid isomerase family protein, with protein sequence MQTADVIPSNLQSGDRLNLTIAGVTEPVILGYFETLNAGDFEGTAALFAADGAMLPPFESPVVGPDAIAAYLQQEAQGMQLYPREGIEQSLEDGYIQFQVSGKVQTPVFGVNVSWVLILNPQRQIFSATIKLLASPQELLKLRR encoded by the coding sequence ATGCAAACAGCCGATGTTATCCCTTCAAATTTACAGTCTGGCGATCGCCTAAATTTAACGATTGCGGGTGTCACAGAACCAGTGATACTAGGTTATTTCGAGACGTTGAATGCGGGCGATTTTGAGGGAACAGCTGCTTTGTTTGCGGCTGATGGGGCGATGCTGCCGCCATTTGAATCGCCGGTGGTGGGGCCAGATGCGATCGCGGCATACTTGCAACAAGAAGCTCAAGGGATGCAACTTTATCCCCGCGAAGGCATTGAGCAGAGCCTTGAAGATGGCTACATTCAGTTTCAGGTAAGTGGAAAGGTACAGACACCTGTTTTTGGCGTCAATGTCAGTTGGGTATTGATACTCAATCCACAGCGGCAAATTTTCTCAGCCACCATCAAACTCTTAGCTTCTCCCCAGGAGTTGTTAAAGCTGCGTCGCTAG
- a CDS encoding ATP-binding protein has translation MRTELHIPSDLKFLTIVENWLLGCLETELGDTSVDWPRLSNRLRLALVEAYSNVVRHAHRDQPNLPILIRLELKEGDLALEIWDHGKGYDLSTYLPPSPEDKQESGYGWLIMNRLMDRVEYRLQVNGRNCLKLEANLPMVTEKR, from the coding sequence ATGAGAACGGAGCTGCATATTCCCAGCGACTTAAAGTTTTTGACGATCGTGGAAAACTGGCTCCTGGGCTGTTTGGAAACAGAGTTAGGCGATACGTCAGTAGACTGGCCTCGCCTCTCGAATCGCCTGCGTCTGGCCTTGGTGGAAGCTTACTCGAACGTGGTGCGCCACGCTCATAGGGATCAACCGAATTTACCAATCCTGATTCGGTTGGAACTAAAAGAAGGCGATCTTGCCTTGGAAATCTGGGATCATGGCAAAGGATATGACCTATCTACTTATCTGCCACCCAGTCCAGAGGATAAGCAGGAAAGTGGTTATGGCTGGCTAATCATGAATCGGTTGATGGATCGGGTTGAGTACCGCTTACAGGTAAACGGTCGCAATTGTCTTAAGTTGGAAGCAAATTTGCCAATGGTAACTGAGAAGCGATAA